Proteins from a genomic interval of Nostoc sp. TCL240-02:
- a CDS encoding DUF4288 domain-containing protein: MIVDSKNSCGEYGMKTGSADKVESFYIAIILYKSSSDQADYQTLYQESFVLIKAASLEEAKEKALNHSKNESISYTNENEETITWSLQQVVDVNSVLYDDFDSSKDIVDLYTRHFRNYEAYQSFEPLLSKEQL; the protein is encoded by the coding sequence ATGATAGTAGATTCAAAAAATAGCTGTGGAGAATATGGGATGAAAACTGGAAGTGCAGATAAAGTAGAATCATTCTACATTGCTATAATTCTCTACAAATCATCTTCAGATCAAGCTGATTATCAAACTTTGTACCAAGAAAGCTTTGTTTTGATTAAAGCTGCTTCTTTAGAAGAAGCAAAAGAAAAAGCCTTGAATCATAGTAAAAATGAAAGCATCAGCTATACAAATGAGAATGAAGAAACGATTACTTGGTCTTTACAGCAAGTAGTAGACGTGAATTCAGTTTTATATGATGATTTTGATTCATCTAAGGATATTGTTGATTTATATACTCGACATTTTCGGAATTATGAGGCTTATCAGTCATTCGAGCCATTATTGTCTAAAGAGCAACTTTAG
- the bchM gene encoding magnesium protoporphyrin IX methyltransferase: MNVADDKTIVREYFNSTGFDRWKRIYGDGEVNKVQLDIRNGHQQTVDTVLGWLKADNNLPELSICDAGCGVGSLSIPLAVDGAKVYATDISEKMVEEGKDRAKLTLGNDENPTFAVQDLESLSGSYHTVICLDVLIHYPQEKADEMISHLCSLAQSRIILSFAPKTCALTILKKIGSFFPGPSKATRAYLHREADVVRILESNGFSLQRKAITKTRFYFSRLLEATRK; this comes from the coding sequence ATGAACGTAGCCGACGATAAAACGATTGTTCGTGAGTATTTCAATTCCACAGGCTTTGACCGTTGGAAGCGAATCTATGGCGATGGCGAAGTCAACAAAGTCCAACTAGACATCCGCAATGGACACCAGCAAACTGTGGATACAGTTCTCGGCTGGCTGAAGGCTGATAACAATTTACCCGAGCTATCAATCTGCGATGCTGGGTGTGGTGTCGGTAGTCTCAGCATTCCTCTGGCGGTAGATGGTGCCAAAGTCTATGCCACCGATATCTCTGAAAAAATGGTGGAAGAAGGAAAGGATAGAGCAAAGCTTACCTTGGGAAATGATGAAAATCCCACTTTTGCCGTGCAGGACTTGGAATCTTTGAGCGGTAGTTACCATACCGTTATTTGCTTGGATGTTCTCATCCACTATCCCCAAGAAAAAGCCGATGAGATGATTTCTCATCTCTGTTCTTTAGCACAATCACGGATAATTCTCAGTTTTGCGCCAAAGACCTGTGCCCTGACTATACTCAAGAAAATTGGCAGTTTCTTTCCCGGGCCAAGTAAAGCAACTCGTGCATATTTGCATCGTGAGGCTGATGTGGTAAGAATCTTGGAAAGTAATGGCTTTTCATTGCAACGAAAGGCGATAACGAAGACTCGCTTCTATTTTTCTCGCTTACTGGAAGCTACACGCAAGTAG
- a CDS encoding DUF423 domain-containing protein has translation MTQIFLSIAAILGGLSVAAGAFASHALREKISERSLEIFETGARYQMYHALALFLVAILISRTESPQPTLIASGWLFIAGIAIFSGSLYAISLTGIKSLGAIAPLGGAAFLAGWGTLAFAAWNLKL, from the coding sequence ATGACGCAGATTTTTTTGAGCATAGCTGCCATTTTAGGCGGTTTGTCAGTTGCTGCTGGTGCTTTTGCTTCCCATGCATTGCGGGAAAAAATTAGTGAGCGATCGCTAGAAATTTTTGAAACTGGCGCTCGTTACCAAATGTATCATGCTCTGGCACTTTTTCTCGTAGCAATCCTAATTAGTCGCACTGAGTCCCCTCAACCCACTCTCATCGCGAGTGGATGGCTGTTTATCGCTGGCATTGCTATTTTTTCAGGTAGCTTGTATGCCATTAGCTTAACTGGTATTAAGTCCTTGGGAGCGATCGCACCACTAGGCGGGGCAGCCTTTCTCGCTGGTTGGGGTACCTTAGCTTTTGCTGCTTGGAATTTAAAGTTGTAA
- a CDS encoding nucleotidyltransferase domain-containing protein, whose translation MMNIPPSINTIIGQQPYPLLFAIISGSHLYGFPSPDSDYDLRGVHILPVEEVVGLETGNETIEVSEIREALEIDLVTHDVKKFFLMLLKKNGYVLEQLYSPLVLKTSPEYEELKFIAKDCITRHHYYHYIGFAATQWKLFENEHTYRLKPLLYVYRVLLTGIYLMQTGIVEANLIKLNEVFNLPYIHDLITQKLAGKEKSVVSNFNVDFHQIEYERLRNKLQEAYESSLLPEVPSANAALHNLLVRLRTNVKLRK comes from the coding sequence ATGATGAATATTCCACCTTCTATTAACACAATTATTGGGCAACAGCCTTACCCGCTTTTATTCGCCATCATTAGTGGTTCCCACTTATATGGTTTTCCCTCACCTGATTCTGATTATGACTTGCGTGGGGTGCATATTTTACCAGTTGAAGAAGTTGTAGGATTAGAAACTGGGAATGAAACTATTGAAGTTTCAGAAATTCGCGAAGCTTTAGAAATTGATTTAGTAACTCATGATGTCAAAAAATTCTTTTTAATGCTGCTTAAAAAAAATGGCTACGTATTAGAACAACTATACTCACCTTTGGTATTGAAAACTTCACCCGAATATGAGGAATTAAAATTTATTGCTAAAGATTGTATTACCCGTCACCATTATTACCATTATATTGGTTTTGCAGCAACACAATGGAAACTTTTTGAAAATGAACACACGTATCGGTTAAAACCTTTACTTTATGTTTATCGAGTTTTATTGACAGGGATTTATTTGATGCAAACAGGTATAGTTGAAGCTAATCTAATTAAATTAAATGAGGTTTTCAATTTACCATATATTCATGATTTAATTACCCAAAAGCTAGCAGGGAAAGAAAAGTCTGTTGTGTCAAATTTTAATGTAGATTTTCATCAAATAGAATATGAACGTCTGCGTAATAAGTTACAGGAAGCATACGAATCTAGCCTATTACCTGAAGTACCTTCAGCGAATGCGGCTTTACATAATTTGCTAGTACGCCTGAGAACTAATGTAAAATTACGGAAATAA
- the egtC gene encoding ergothioneine biosynthesis protein EgtC, whose amino-acid sequence MCRLLAYLGSPVSLEHLLYKPEHSLVVQGYRPREMTSGVVNADGFGVGWYHSQKDIEPFTYKNTLPIWNDINLPSLSGYVESKCVLAYVRSATSEQAVDFANCQPFKHQQQLFIHNGKIENFHKTLHRKIRSTLTQDFYEKINGNTDSEHIFALLLSQSQINKHRPPEYALRTTLLTLLEMAKRYQVEASINIIFSDGHRLIASRFATTSPAPSLYWIRDDPTFSNSIIIASEPLFIGNWNAFPENSIITAGADCEIQIEQL is encoded by the coding sequence ATGTGCCGTTTACTTGCTTACCTTGGTTCGCCTGTTTCTTTAGAGCATCTTTTGTACAAACCAGAACACTCACTCGTAGTTCAAGGTTACAGACCCCGCGAAATGACTTCTGGGGTAGTAAATGCAGATGGTTTTGGTGTGGGTTGGTATCATAGCCAAAAAGATATTGAACCATTTACCTACAAAAATACCCTACCTATTTGGAATGATATAAACTTACCCAGTCTCAGCGGTTACGTTGAATCCAAGTGTGTGCTTGCTTATGTCCGCAGTGCTACATCCGAACAAGCCGTAGATTTTGCTAATTGTCAGCCCTTTAAACATCAACAACAGCTATTTATTCACAATGGAAAGATTGAAAATTTCCACAAAACATTACACAGAAAAATCCGCAGCACTTTAACTCAAGATTTTTACGAAAAAATTAATGGTAATACTGACTCTGAACACATTTTTGCATTGTTACTTTCACAAAGTCAAATTAACAAACATCGGCCTCCAGAGTATGCTTTACGTACTACACTATTAACACTATTAGAGATGGCAAAGCGCTATCAAGTAGAAGCCTCAATCAATATAATCTTCAGTGACGGGCATCGCCTGATAGCCTCTCGATTTGCTACAACTTCTCCGGCTCCATCTCTTTATTGGATTAGAGACGATCCAACTTTTTCAAATTCTATAATTATTGCGTCTGAACCTCTATTTATAGGTAACTGGAATGCTTTTCCAGAAAATAGCATAATTACTGCGGGAGCAGACTGTGAGATCCAAATCGAGCAACTTTAG
- a CDS encoding helix-turn-helix domain-containing protein → MNIEKFIQRTEILHKRLADLYQTANVLPWIPPELLPQALKELYNTLKIVQLAAQELHQQNEELLETRNWLEAERRHYQDLFEFAPDGYLVTNTEGIIQEANNTAARLLNVSKHFLVGKPMMNFLLLEERQQVRCELMQLSESDRVKELLVRLQKRHGESFDAALTVTVVRNQQGKAISLRWMVRNIIDRQYLESGIVKNDGDLFNDRQVHKHSKGETIPLNPLVIWYVSQGLVKLSTYCETGEEVLIGLATAGMVFGSSLTSLNIYQATALSDVKLVSIYAAEIEASPNLSHTLLPKINQRLRQTESFLVISGRRRVQERLHYLLELLKREVGETVLEGTRLSVRFTHEDIASACCTTRVTVTRLMGKLQEEGIISFDSKKHIILKDFH, encoded by the coding sequence GTGAACATAGAAAAATTTATCCAACGTACAGAAATATTGCACAAGCGTTTAGCAGATTTATACCAAACTGCTAATGTATTACCTTGGATTCCACCGGAGCTACTGCCGCAAGCTTTAAAAGAACTCTATAACACCTTAAAGATAGTACAGTTAGCGGCACAAGAACTGCATCAGCAAAATGAGGAACTATTAGAAACACGAAATTGGCTAGAAGCAGAACGCCGACACTACCAAGATTTATTCGAGTTTGCGCCGGACGGCTATTTAGTGACTAATACAGAAGGAATCATTCAAGAAGCTAATAATACTGCAGCGAGGTTGCTCAATGTTTCAAAGCATTTTTTGGTGGGTAAACCAATGATGAACTTTCTTCTTCTAGAAGAACGTCAACAGGTTCGCTGCGAACTCATGCAGTTATCTGAATCAGACAGAGTTAAAGAGTTATTGGTACGCTTGCAAAAACGTCATGGTGAGTCCTTTGATGCAGCTTTGACAGTGACAGTTGTCCGCAATCAGCAAGGTAAGGCAATCTCTCTGCGCTGGATGGTACGTAATATTATTGACCGTCAGTATTTAGAATCAGGAATAGTCAAGAATGACGGCGACTTGTTCAACGATCGTCAAGTGCATAAACACTCTAAAGGAGAAACTATTCCCCTCAATCCACTAGTAATTTGGTATGTTTCTCAGGGTTTGGTCAAACTCAGTACTTACTGTGAAACTGGTGAAGAAGTGTTGATAGGATTGGCAACAGCAGGAATGGTTTTTGGCTCTAGTTTGACTTCTTTAAATATCTACCAAGCAACAGCATTATCTGATGTTAAGTTGGTATCAATTTACGCGGCAGAGATAGAGGCTTCTCCAAATTTGAGCCATACGCTTTTACCAAAAATCAATCAGAGGTTACGGCAAACAGAATCTTTTTTAGTTATTTCTGGAAGGCGACGAGTACAAGAGCGCTTGCACTATCTATTAGAACTTTTGAAACGAGAAGTGGGTGAAACTGTGCTGGAGGGAACTCGCCTAAGTGTTCGCTTTACTCACGAAGATATTGCTAGCGCCTGTTGTACTACCAGGGTAACAGTTACACGATTGATGGGCAAATTACAAGAAGAAGGTATTATCAGTTTTGACTCCAAAAAACACATTATCTTGAAAGATTTCCATTAA